In Xanthomonas sp. SI, the following are encoded in one genomic region:
- the phhA gene encoding phenylalanine 4-monooxygenase, protein MDTAPRRVEHQQTDKGYVPVYTTAVVAQPWDSYSADDHATWGTLYQRQRELLVGRACDEFLQAQDAMGMSPQAIPRFEQLNEVLGAATGWTLVGVEGLLPELDFFDHLANRRFPVTWWIRRPEQIDYIAEPDLFHDLFGHVPLLMNPLFADYMQAYGRGGVKAHGIGPDALQNLTRLYWYTVEFGLIASADGLRIFGAGIVSSKGESLYALESAAPNRIGFDLARIMRTRYRIDTFQKTYFVIDSFEQLMQATAPDFTPIYVALETQEHLPAGEVQEGDRVYQKGTGEGWAEGGDV, encoded by the coding sequence ATGGACACCGCACCGCGCCGCGTCGAACACCAGCAGACCGACAAGGGCTATGTGCCGGTCTACACCACGGCCGTGGTCGCGCAGCCATGGGACAGCTACAGCGCCGACGACCATGCCACCTGGGGCACGCTGTACCAGCGTCAGCGCGAATTGCTGGTCGGCCGCGCCTGCGACGAATTCCTGCAGGCGCAGGACGCGATGGGCATGAGTCCGCAGGCCATCCCGCGCTTCGAGCAGCTCAACGAGGTGCTGGGCGCCGCCACCGGCTGGACCCTGGTCGGGGTCGAAGGCCTGCTGCCGGAACTGGATTTCTTCGATCACCTGGCCAACCGCCGCTTCCCGGTGACCTGGTGGATCCGCCGCCCCGAACAGATCGACTACATCGCCGAGCCGGACCTGTTCCACGACCTGTTCGGCCACGTGCCGCTGCTGATGAATCCGCTGTTCGCCGACTACATGCAGGCCTATGGCCGCGGCGGGGTGAAGGCGCACGGCATCGGCCCGGACGCGCTGCAGAACCTCACCCGCCTGTACTGGTACACGGTGGAGTTCGGGTTGATCGCCAGCGCCGACGGCCTGCGCATCTTCGGTGCCGGCATCGTCTCGTCCAAGGGAGAGTCGCTGTACGCGCTGGAATCGGCCGCGCCCAATCGCATCGGCTTCGACCTGGCGCGGATCATGCGCACCCGCTACCGCATCGACACCTTCCAGAAGACCTACTTCGTCATCGACAGCTTCGAACAGTTGATGCAGGCGACCGCGCCGGACTTCACTCCGATCTATGTGGCGCTGGAAACCCAGGAGCACCTGCCGGCCGGCGAGGTTCAGGAAGGCGACCGCGTGTACCAGAAGGGCACCGGCGAAGGCTGGGCGGAAGGCGGCGACGTTTAA
- a CDS encoding Lrp/AsnC family transcriptional regulator: MTESALFDRTDLRLLALLQRQGRASNAELAAQVNLSPSACLRRVQRLEADGVVAGYAARLVPGAIGLGLQAFVRVQLEKHGQTGIAHFADSVQGWDEVVACHALTGDMDYLLHVYVRDLTHFSAFLLDKLLNAAGVADVNSSFVLRTVKDFTGLPLPRG; this comes from the coding sequence ATGACCGAATCGGCCCTGTTCGACCGCACCGACCTGCGCCTGCTGGCGCTGCTGCAACGGCAGGGACGGGCCAGCAACGCCGAACTGGCCGCGCAGGTGAACCTGTCGCCGTCGGCCTGCCTGCGCCGGGTGCAGCGGCTGGAGGCCGACGGCGTGGTCGCCGGCTACGCCGCACGGCTGGTGCCTGGCGCGATCGGTCTGGGTCTGCAGGCGTTCGTGCGCGTGCAGCTGGAAAAGCACGGGCAAACCGGCATCGCCCATTTCGCCGACAGCGTGCAGGGCTGGGACGAGGTCGTCGCCTGCCACGCGCTGACCGGCGACATGGACTACCTGCTGCACGTCTACGTGCGCGACCTGACCCATTTCTCCGCGTTCCTGCTGGACAAGCTGCTCAACGCCGCCGGCGTGGCCGATGTCAATTCCAGCTTCGTGCTGCGTACGGTCAAGGACTTCACCGGGTTGCCGCTGCCGCGCGGCTGA